The Armatimonadota bacterium genome segment GCTTCCAGCGGTTCCGCCAGCGGAATCCGGCCTTCGTCGATCGCAAGCTGGATTTCTGGGCCGAGGTGGTGACGCCGGCACCGCTGGCAGGCGAACCGCCGCCGCCGGGCGTGGTATTCCGCTGGCAGGAGGTGCCCGAGGACACCGCTCGCCCCGGGGTTGCCCTGCGCCGGCACCGGGGCCGGGCCATGACGGCTGTGCTGGTGCGCCTCGCCCCCGGCATCACCGTTACCCCGCAGCGACACCCCGAGGAGCAGCTGGTGCACATGCTGAGCGGTCGGCTGCGCCTGCAGGTCGGGGACGAGGCGCGTGTGCTCGCGCCCGGAGATGCCGCCCTGATCCCGGCGAATATCCCACACACAGGCGAAGCGATCGGAGCCGAACCTGCTGTGTACCTTGAGGTTCTGGCCAAAGAAGCGGATGACACTGGAGGTGCAGGAAGATGACGGACGATAGGCATGACGCCCTGACCCGGCGTCAGTTCCTGGCCCGCTCGGCCGCCGCAGCAGGCGCGGCGGTCGCAGGCACCGGCGCAGCCGGCAGCCTGGCTGCGCTCCTCAAGCCTTTCGCGGTGAGGGCGGCCCCGGCCCGCGTGGCGACCCGGCCCCTGGTGTTCGTGGTGCGCACCGAGACCCTCACCCTGGACCCGCACCAGAACGACTTCGTTTACTCGCAAAACGCGCAGCGGCCGGTCTACGAGCCCCTGGTGGACTACATGCCCGACGGCAAAGGCGGCGCCAAGATCGCGCCGGTGCTGGCCACGGAGTGGCGCGCCTCCTCTGACGCGCGGGTGTACACGTTCCGGCTGCGGTCCGGCGTGCGGTTCTCCGACGGAACGCCTTTCGACGCCGAGGCCGCCAAGTGGAACTTCGAGCGCCTCAAGGCCGTAAACAAGGGGCCGGCG includes the following:
- a CDS encoding cupin domain-containing protein, whose translation is HRILPDSRDRSQLPFDYIEQIVVTDREAYSKDLDASPGFQRFRQRNPAFVDRKLDFWAEVVTPAPLAGEPPPPGVVFRWQEVPEDTARPGVALRRHRGRAMTAVLVRLAPGITVTPQRHPEEQLVHMLSGRLRLQVGDEARVLAPGDAALIPANIPHTGEAIGAEPAVYLEVLAKEADDTGGAGR